The window ACAGGCTATTCTTCAATTCCTGTTTTGGATATGAAGTACCGATTACAAGGCTTATTAAGTACAAAAATGATAACAGAGGCCATTTTAGGTTTAGAACGAATTGAATATGAAAAATTATCAGAAATTCGAGTAGATGAGGTTATGGATCCAGAGGTTGCGTATTTAAAGCTCTCAGATACATTTCAGCGTGCACTTGATTTAGTCATTAACCATGCCTTCTTATGTGTTGTGGATGAGGATGGCACATTTGTTGGTATTATGACGCGACGAATTATTTTAAAGCAATTAAAAAAGTATATTTATCAGCATAATGCATAGATAACAAGAGTCGGCAAAGTCCAATGGGGGATTTTGTCGATTTTTTAACTTGCTTCAGCAGAAGTCCTCCACTTCTATAAGTGGTAAATGAATGCCAAGTATGTCCTTCATTCAGTGGAGGTTCAAACTCCAGCTGAAGTAGTGGAACTCTGGCTAAAGGAAGGGAACAAAGGCTAAACCCGTCACCTCCTGTGACAACGCCTTTGTAATCAACATCGTGTTGACCCAAAGTCCCCGCGGATGTCACAGATTTTTAGAGGAGTTTTTCGAGCAAGCTCGAAAAAAATCTGGACAAGAGTTAGCCGATGCATAATTGATCGGCTATCATGCCATGCAATGGAGGAATCGTAATGACTGTAAATGAAGAAGAAATTATAAAGATTTTAGCAGAAGAAAAAAATATGCGGAAAGCGGCAGAGCGTTTATTTTTAACGCAGCCAGCATTATCGCAGCGTTTGCAATCAATTGAGAAGGAATGGGGAGCACAGCTATTTATTCGCTCACAAAAGGGATTAACACCAACACCAGCGGGGGAATTAGTGATCCAATATTCAAATGAAATCATTATAAAGCAGGAGGAAGTGTTTGAAACGATTCAAGCGCTCAATTCAAAGGTTCATGGTACATTGAAAATTGCCTGTGCATCGATTGTCGGCCAAAATTGGTTGCCAAAAGTGTTAAAGGATTTTGTGACGAAATATCCAGATGCCAAAATTTCATTAATGACGGGCTGGAGTTCTGAAATTGTAAAGGCTCTCTATGAAGGAGAGGCACATGTTGGAATTGTTCGTGGTCAAGCAGATTGGAAAGGCAAAAAAATTCATTTATTTCGCGATATGATGTATTTAGTGGATAAGGAATTAGCGGATATAGAAGAAATATTGACGTCAGACCGCCCGTTCATTCAATTTAAAAGTGATTCGAATTATTATCAAGAAATTCAGCAATGGTGGCAGCGACATTTTAATTTCAATCCAAAGCATCAAATTATCGTCGACCAAATCGAGACGTGCAAACAAATGGCGGTCAACGGGATAGGCTATGCGATTTTACCTTCCATTACATTGAATGGGGAAGAAAAGGTCAATAAAATTCCATTAACTAATTCAGAAAAGGATCACGGACTTACGCGTGATACGTGGCTCATTGGCTATGATTCCTCATTTGAATTGCGTCAAGTCGAGGCTTTCGTGGATGTAGTACAAGACCACGCAAGATGCTTATATGATTATTCCAAGGGCGAAAATTAGTAATGACTACTGATTTTGACCAAAATAAAAGCTGTCTCCAATAATTTAAAAATGGAGACAGCTTTATTTGTTTAGGATGCTTTCATTAAATGTGGCACTTTTTTTGAAGTCCAAATAAAAGCGAGTATGAAGCAACCGACTAAAATAACGGAGCCTAAATAATAGGGAGCTTCTGAATTCCATTCGAATAAAATACCTGCGAGTGCAGGACCGAACATATTGCCTAAGCTCATATACGCATTGTTCATTCCTGCGGCAAAGCCTTGTTCATCACCCGCCATTTTCGAAATAAGAGTATTAACTGCTGGTCGAATAAATGTTGTTGCAATAGAGAACAACGTAGCTACGATTAAAATAACAAAGAAGCCATTCACGAAAATGATAAGTAACATTGTAATAGCCGCTAGTAATAAATTGATTAATATTACTTTCATTTCTCCAAAACGTTTGAACAAAATATTTATTACATACATTTGTAAAATGACGCCAGCAAATCCGCCAACTGTTAAAATAATTGCAATATCAGTTGGAGTGTAGCTAAATTCCTTATCTAAATAAAGAGATAGTGTCGTTTGGAAATTGGCAATGCCGAAGCTAAATGTAAAGACTACGAGTAAAAATACAAAATAAGACGTTTTCAATGAACGTGTTAGTTGTTTGACCAGATTTTCACGCGGTGCCTTATTCGTAACTGTATTTTTAATGTTTGGTAAATAGATGGCA is drawn from Solibacillus sp. R5-41 and contains these coding sequences:
- the cbpB gene encoding cyclic-di-AMP-binding protein CbpB — encoded protein: MISVNNRALLDLPISEFIISSEKVAHVQSGNNAEHALLVLTKTGYSSIPVLDMKYRLQGLLSTKMITEAILGLERIEYEKLSEIRVDEVMDPEVAYLKLSDTFQRALDLVINHAFLCVVDEDGTFVGIMTRRIILKQLKKYIYQHNA
- a CDS encoding LysR family transcriptional regulator, producing MTVNEEEIIKILAEEKNMRKAAERLFLTQPALSQRLQSIEKEWGAQLFIRSQKGLTPTPAGELVIQYSNEIIIKQEEVFETIQALNSKVHGTLKIACASIVGQNWLPKVLKDFVTKYPDAKISLMTGWSSEIVKALYEGEAHVGIVRGQADWKGKKIHLFRDMMYLVDKELADIEEILTSDRPFIQFKSDSNYYQEIQQWWQRHFNFNPKHQIIVDQIETCKQMAVNGIGYAILPSITLNGEEKVNKIPLTNSEKDHGLTRDTWLIGYDSSFELRQVEAFVDVVQDHARCLYDYSKGEN
- a CDS encoding MFS transporter, whose amino-acid sequence is MEQKSNKIVLYLLMFNMFITMGGIGIIIPVMPAYLHLFGVGGQVLGFLIAGFALAQFLLSPVAGDLSDRHGRKIFIISGLIVYGFSQLLFGFASEVWVLFLARFLCGAGAAFIMPPIMAFVADITTFEERGKGMGMIGASMSLGFMIGPGVGGFLGNINLTFPFYLAGTVAIAAAILSAIYLPNIKNTVTNKAPRENLVKQLTRSLKTSYFVFLLVVFTFSFGIANFQTTLSLYLDKEFSYTPTDIAIILTVGGFAGVILQMYVINILFKRFGEMKVILINLLLAAITMLLIIFVNGFFVILIVATLFSIATTFIRPAVNTLISKMAGDEQGFAAGMNNAYMSLGNMFGPALAGILFEWNSEAPYYLGSVILVGCFILAFIWTSKKVPHLMKAS